Proteins from a genomic interval of Bradyrhizobium sp. CCGB01:
- a CDS encoding ABC transporter ATP-binding protein, with protein sequence MRLEVEISGKTFRSVAGETHEVLAPVKFSLQSGEVGVLIGPSGCGKSTMLRIILGLDRDFRGTVARPPEVRIGMVFQEPRLLPWRSVEQNVRLAAPDISAAKLSELFRILELDAHRSHFPGELSLGLARRVALARAFAVEPDLLVLDEPLASLDDALAGRLRDEIATLVASRPVMTLLVTHSLDDAIRLGDRLFFLSPRPARILAEVPIGIPREARDDAAIAAIKAGLAQRAQGEQGGERSGRDVS encoded by the coding sequence GTGCGGCTTGAGGTCGAGATATCGGGCAAGACGTTCCGGAGCGTCGCGGGCGAAACCCACGAGGTGCTGGCGCCGGTCAAATTCTCACTTCAGTCCGGCGAGGTCGGCGTGCTCATCGGCCCCTCCGGCTGCGGCAAGAGCACGATGCTGCGCATCATCCTCGGGCTCGACCGCGATTTTCGCGGGACCGTGGCACGGCCACCGGAAGTGCGGATCGGGATGGTGTTCCAGGAGCCGCGGCTGTTGCCGTGGCGCTCGGTCGAACAGAATGTGCGGCTTGCGGCTCCTGATATCTCCGCGGCAAAACTGTCGGAGCTGTTCAGGATCCTGGAGCTCGACGCACATCGCAGCCACTTTCCGGGCGAATTGTCGCTGGGCCTGGCCCGGCGCGTTGCACTTGCCCGCGCCTTCGCGGTCGAGCCCGATCTGCTCGTGCTCGACGAGCCCCTCGCCTCGCTCGACGACGCGCTCGCCGGCCGCTTGCGCGACGAGATCGCGACGCTGGTGGCGAGCCGTCCGGTGATGACGTTGCTCGTCACCCACAGCCTGGATGATGCGATCCGTCTCGGCGACCGCCTGTTCTTCCTGTCGCCGCGGCCGGCGCGCATCCTGGCCGAGGTACCCATCGGCATCCCGCGCGAGGCACGCGACGACGCCGCGATCGCCGCGATCAAGGCCGGACTTGCGCAGCGAGCCCAGGGTGAACAGGGCGGCGAACGCTCCGGGCGGGATGTCTCATAG
- a CDS encoding pentapeptide repeat-containing protein gives MRRTVALTTLGFAFVATMASAQDMMRDVDLTSPAMVSAEMSRQEVEAVLAKTGAGVPADFTGTRLSGLDLSGLDLSGVVLRTARLNKTKLGGARLDRAILDQAWLLDADLTGASLKGANLFAAQMARARLDGADLTGARIAADLSGASLVGASIADAHLGADMRNQSMGLMRAVLRSANLERLNARNADLSRVDLEFASLRGADLTGASLRNAQLGGADLTGATVIDTDFEGADLTSAKLIAPIGLDRAKNFDKAKNRERLIRQ, from the coding sequence ATGAGACGAACCGTTGCTCTGACGACGCTTGGCTTCGCGTTCGTCGCGACCATGGCGAGCGCTCAGGACATGATGCGTGACGTCGACCTCACCTCACCCGCCATGGTCTCCGCTGAAATGAGCCGGCAGGAAGTCGAGGCCGTGCTGGCCAAAACGGGCGCCGGCGTGCCCGCCGACTTCACCGGCACGCGCTTGTCGGGACTCGATCTCTCGGGGCTCGACCTTTCCGGGGTGGTGCTTCGCACGGCACGTCTCAACAAGACCAAACTCGGCGGCGCCCGCCTTGATCGAGCGATCCTCGATCAGGCGTGGCTGCTCGACGCGGATCTCACGGGGGCAAGCCTGAAGGGCGCCAACCTGTTCGCTGCGCAGATGGCGCGCGCTCGCCTCGACGGCGCTGATCTCACCGGAGCGCGCATCGCGGCCGATCTCAGCGGCGCGAGCCTGGTCGGCGCCTCGATCGCCGACGCGCATCTCGGCGCCGACATGCGCAACCAGTCGATGGGGTTGATGCGCGCCGTGCTGCGATCGGCCAATCTCGAACGGTTGAACGCGCGCAACGCCGACCTGTCGCGCGTCGATCTCGAGTTTGCCTCCCTCAGGGGAGCCGACCTGACCGGGGCGTCGCTCCGGAACGCCCAGCTCGGCGGCGCCGACCTGACCGGGGCAACCGTCATCGACACCGATTTCGAGGGCGCCGACCTCACCTCCGCCAAGCTGATTGCACCGATCGGCCTTGACCGCGCCAAGAATTTCGACAAGGCAAAGAACCGCGAGCGCCTGATCAGGCAATAA
- the pqqA gene encoding pyrroloquinoline quinone precursor peptide PqqA yields MAWKAPKIVEVPVGMEINMYACASRK; encoded by the coding sequence ATGGCTTGGAAAGCTCCGAAGATCGTGGAAGTGCCGGTCGGCATGGAAATCAACATGTACGCCTGCGCTTCGCGCAAGTAA
- a CDS encoding EF-hand domain-containing protein, translated as MISRRSVALALTLALLSGPACAASGNAVKMFDTDNDGTLDLAEVKKAASALFARLDPDRDGTLDARELRGRLTAKELAAADPDRDGTLTLDEYLAVVEQRFNAANPDKDGTLDAKELNSRAGRALLRLLR; from the coding sequence ATGATATCGCGTCGCTCTGTTGCGCTTGCACTCACGCTTGCACTGCTGTCCGGCCCGGCATGTGCGGCCTCCGGCAACGCCGTAAAGATGTTCGATACCGACAATGACGGCACGCTCGATCTCGCCGAAGTGAAGAAGGCTGCCAGCGCGTTGTTCGCCAGGCTCGATCCCGATCGCGACGGCACGCTCGACGCCCGCGAATTGCGCGGACGGTTAACGGCGAAAGAACTCGCGGCCGCCGATCCTGATCGCGACGGGACTCTCACGCTCGACGAATATCTCGCGGTGGTGGAGCAGCGCTTCAACGCGGCGAATCCCGACAAGGATGGAACGCTGGATGCGAAGGAGCTGAACTCGCGCGCCGGCCGCGCGCTGCTGCGATTGTTGCGGTGA
- a CDS encoding methanol/ethanol family PQQ-dependent dehydrogenase, translating to MKRFAMAASLVMLASTCASAQTTEQLVKGATDTSNVLNYGMGYNLQRFSTLNQINKDTVKNLVPVWNYSFNDDRSEESQPLVYNGVIYVTSHNATMAVDAKTGKQIWKSKVEYPAETPRIVCCGIINRGAALYDGKVFRTTLDANVIALDAKDGKELWRQKAADIKEGYSMTVAPLVADGVVITGISGAEFGTRGFIDGWDPATGKHLWRTHSIPSPDEPGGDTWKGDTWKLGGGSTWITGSYDPELNTVYWGIGNPGPFNSAVRPGDNLYTCSVLAMDPKTGKIKWHYQFSPNNPFDYDAVAEMVLADMNVEGKPTKVLMDANRNGFFYVLDRTNGKLLAANPYVKVNWATGVDMKTGKPIETDVSKDAREGKKVIVYPSILGGKNWEPMSFNPQTGLAYANTLAFGGKYKSEPVTFKQGEWYLGMDLTDPWEFGDGARGHLKAIDPMTGKAKWEAPADIPRFSGVLSTAGGVVFTGALTGEFEAFDADTGKKLWQFQTGSGIEGQPVTWQQDGVQYVAVTSGYGGVYSLFSGDERLAKVPPGGSLWVFAVKQ from the coding sequence ATGAAACGCTTTGCGATGGCCGCGAGCCTCGTCATGCTTGCATCGACTTGTGCGAGCGCACAAACCACCGAGCAACTGGTCAAGGGCGCGACCGATACATCGAACGTTCTCAATTACGGGATGGGCTACAATCTCCAGCGCTTCTCGACGCTGAACCAGATCAACAAGGACACCGTCAAGAATCTCGTCCCGGTCTGGAACTACAGCTTCAACGATGATCGCAGCGAGGAATCGCAACCCCTGGTATACAATGGCGTCATCTATGTGACCTCCCACAACGCCACGATGGCGGTCGATGCCAAGACGGGCAAGCAGATCTGGAAATCCAAGGTCGAGTATCCTGCCGAGACGCCGCGCATCGTCTGCTGCGGCATCATCAACCGCGGCGCCGCGCTCTATGACGGCAAAGTCTTCCGCACCACGCTCGACGCCAACGTGATCGCGCTCGATGCCAAGGACGGCAAGGAGCTGTGGCGGCAGAAGGCCGCCGACATCAAGGAAGGCTATTCGATGACGGTGGCGCCGCTGGTCGCCGACGGTGTCGTGATCACCGGCATCTCGGGCGCCGAGTTCGGCACCCGCGGCTTCATCGACGGCTGGGATCCGGCAACGGGCAAGCATCTGTGGCGCACCCATTCGATCCCCTCGCCGGACGAGCCCGGCGGCGACACCTGGAAGGGCGACACCTGGAAGCTCGGCGGCGGCTCGACCTGGATCACGGGCTCGTACGATCCCGAGCTGAACACGGTCTATTGGGGCATCGGCAATCCCGGCCCGTTCAATTCGGCGGTGCGCCCCGGCGACAACCTCTACACCTGCTCCGTGCTGGCGATGGATCCCAAGACCGGCAAGATCAAGTGGCACTACCAGTTCTCGCCGAACAACCCGTTCGACTATGACGCCGTGGCCGAGATGGTCCTCGCCGACATGAACGTCGAGGGCAAGCCGACCAAGGTGCTGATGGATGCCAACCGCAACGGCTTCTTCTACGTGCTCGACCGCACCAACGGAAAGCTGCTCGCGGCCAATCCCTACGTGAAGGTGAACTGGGCAACCGGCGTCGACATGAAGACGGGCAAGCCGATCGAGACCGACGTTTCCAAGGATGCGCGCGAGGGCAAGAAGGTGATCGTCTATCCGTCGATCCTCGGCGGCAAGAACTGGGAGCCGATGTCGTTCAATCCGCAGACCGGATTGGCCTACGCCAACACGCTCGCCTTCGGCGGCAAGTACAAGTCGGAGCCCGTCACCTTCAAGCAGGGCGAATGGTATCTCGGCATGGACCTGACCGATCCTTGGGAGTTCGGGGACGGCGCGCGCGGCCATCTGAAGGCGATCGATCCCATGACCGGCAAGGCCAAGTGGGAGGCACCGGCCGACATTCCGCGCTTCTCCGGCGTGCTGTCGACCGCGGGCGGCGTCGTGTTCACGGGCGCGCTGACCGGCGAGTTCGAGGCCTTCGATGCCGACACCGGCAAGAAGCTCTGGCAGTTCCAGACCGGCTCCGGCATCGAGGGACAACCGGTGACCTGGCAGCAGGATGGCGTGCAATACGTTGCCGTCACCTCCGGCTATGGCGGCGTCTACTCGCTGTTCTCCGGCGACGAGCGGCTTGCCAAGGTGCCGCCCGGCGGCTCGCTGTGGGTTTTTGCGGTCAAGCAGTAA
- a CDS encoding cytochrome c gives MRKDVSHKTVATIATVAVLTVALAATVRAADDATGNPLQAQIDHGKSTYASKCSHCHGPNLMNSGTITPDLRAFPDDKMRFVTTVKNGKNNKMPPWADILNDDQIADLWAFVSSRRKP, from the coding sequence ATGCGGAAAGACGTATCTCACAAGACGGTGGCGACGATCGCCACCGTCGCGGTGCTGACGGTCGCGCTTGCGGCGACCGTTCGTGCCGCGGACGACGCAACCGGCAATCCCCTTCAGGCGCAGATCGACCATGGTAAGTCGACCTATGCCTCGAAATGCTCGCACTGCCACGGCCCCAATCTGATGAACTCCGGCACCATCACGCCGGACCTGCGCGCCTTCCCCGACGACAAGATGCGCTTCGTCACCACCGTGAAGAACGGCAAGAACAACAAGATGCCGCCCTGGGCCGACATTCTCAACGACGACCAGATCGCGGATCTCTGGGCCTTCGTCTCCAGCCGGAGAAAGCCATGA
- a CDS encoding ABC transporter substrate-binding protein produces MRSWLAAWSVAAILAAATVARAADDPLKVCLDEDRPPLSVHLRGKPDSGFDVLLAQAIAERMGRPLKIQWFESKLDEDSSPQLEANALLSDGRCSLVGGYALTTDSLVKPGMKTARLPAFSGATRDDRRRRVAVGVLAPSQPYVYSPMTVVLGPKARGRKIGDIGDLAGLRLAIESGSLGDAILMTFDKGRLIDGITHLVPGRDDLLGALQRGDYDATLIDLGRFDAHRAAHPDTAITASGYYYPIGANRGYVGLASDPALIDAVNSALTGLAAEGKIAEFGKQAGLTYLPPREPAILGDVWMKIIQR; encoded by the coding sequence ATGAGGAGCTGGCTCGCTGCGTGGAGTGTTGCCGCGATCCTCGCGGCGGCGACGGTCGCCCGCGCGGCCGACGATCCGCTCAAAGTATGTCTCGACGAGGACCGACCGCCGCTCTCGGTGCATCTGCGGGGCAAGCCGGATTCCGGCTTCGACGTGCTGCTGGCACAGGCGATCGCGGAGCGGATGGGAAGGCCGCTGAAAATCCAGTGGTTCGAGAGCAAGCTGGACGAGGATTCCAGTCCGCAGCTCGAGGCCAACGCCCTGCTCTCCGACGGGCGCTGCTCGCTGGTCGGCGGCTATGCGCTGACGACGGATTCTCTCGTCAAGCCTGGCATGAAGACGGCACGCTTGCCGGCTTTCTCCGGGGCCACGCGTGACGACCGGCGCCGCCGCGTCGCCGTCGGCGTGCTCGCGCCGAGCCAGCCCTATGTTTACTCGCCGATGACAGTCGTGCTCGGGCCGAAGGCGCGGGGTCGCAAGATCGGCGACATCGGCGACCTCGCCGGCCTTCGCCTCGCGATCGAGAGCGGCTCGCTGGGCGATGCCATCCTGATGACCTTCGACAAGGGCCGCCTGATCGACGGCATCACCCATCTCGTTCCCGGCCGCGACGATCTCCTCGGCGCGCTCCAGCGCGGCGACTATGACGCGACGCTGATCGACCTCGGCCGCTTCGACGCCCACCGCGCCGCACATCCCGATACGGCAATTACCGCGTCCGGCTATTACTATCCGATCGGCGCCAATCGCGGCTATGTCGGGCTTGCCAGCGATCCCGCGCTGATCGATGCCGTCAACTCCGCGCTGACCGGCCTTGCTGCCGAAGGCAAGATCGCCGAATTCGGCAAGCAGGCCGGCCTCACCTATTTGCCGCCGCGCGAGCCTGCGATCTTGGGCGATGTCTGGATGAAGATCATTCAGCGGTGA
- a CDS encoding FUSC family protein encodes MNSPTASAAGLRDLLSREIKTGELLRALIVVGPMVVAYFISRETALLNLGLVAVSLLIPALRLHLPPKVVAWHYLVIIVTFATLFLASPIKPAFVALTALAGFLAVAGTRYGEHFRTLGNWVFIPAVYLACEVREGVSASEAVRHAGVIIASSPIALALVCAIQFYDQRRSDNAATSFGPPAAEWFLPAVATAMAVFAAAALVEILDLAQGQWVMWSAASVVVGDLSASTGKLRQRAIGAFVGVPLGFLAGLTLPQSRVGYAIAVLAATLTLISFSRYVVGFGLRCFFIALAASFAGGASGIAEERIVNVLIGGTFGLIAVALTEIVWLRVMRKP; translated from the coding sequence GTGAATTCCCCGACCGCATCCGCCGCAGGCCTGCGCGATCTTCTCTCCCGCGAGATCAAGACGGGCGAACTGCTGCGGGCGCTGATCGTCGTCGGCCCGATGGTCGTCGCCTATTTCATCTCGCGCGAGACGGCGCTGTTGAATCTCGGGTTGGTCGCAGTCTCATTGCTCATTCCAGCCCTCAGGCTGCACCTGCCGCCAAAAGTCGTCGCGTGGCATTACCTCGTCATCATCGTTACCTTCGCTACGCTGTTCCTCGCGAGCCCGATCAAGCCGGCCTTCGTGGCGCTGACGGCGCTCGCCGGCTTCCTTGCTGTGGCCGGGACGCGCTATGGCGAGCATTTCCGCACGCTTGGCAATTGGGTGTTCATCCCCGCCGTCTACCTCGCCTGCGAGGTGCGGGAGGGCGTGAGCGCCTCGGAAGCCGTCCGTCACGCCGGCGTGATCATCGCCTCCTCCCCGATCGCGCTGGCGCTCGTCTGCGCTATCCAATTTTACGACCAGCGGCGAAGTGACAATGCGGCGACTTCGTTCGGACCGCCCGCGGCCGAGTGGTTTCTGCCCGCGGTAGCAACCGCCATGGCGGTCTTTGCGGCAGCGGCGCTGGTCGAGATCCTCGACCTTGCGCAGGGGCAATGGGTGATGTGGTCGGCCGCGAGCGTCGTGGTCGGCGATCTCTCCGCGTCCACCGGCAAGTTGAGACAGCGGGCGATCGGCGCCTTCGTCGGCGTGCCGCTCGGCTTCCTCGCGGGCCTTACCCTGCCGCAAAGCCGCGTCGGCTATGCCATCGCGGTGCTGGCGGCTACCCTCACCCTGATCTCGTTCTCACGCTATGTCGTCGGCTTCGGCCTGCGCTGCTTCTTCATCGCGCTGGCTGCGTCCTTTGCCGGCGGCGCAAGCGGCATCGCGGAGGAGCGCATCGTCAACGTGCTGATCGGCGGTACTTTTGGCCTCATCGCCGTCGCCCTGACCGAGATCGTCTGGCTTCGGGTCATGCGCAAGCCGTGA
- a CDS encoding tripartite tricarboxylate transporter substrate binding protein, which produces MSAKFDRRHFIAAGTTALAMPFVARGASAQSTWPSRQIRMICSYPAGGQTDLLARAYGEFISKQVGKTVVVENKPGASGAIGTAEVARAEPDGHTILCSISTTYIMNRVVMKNPGYDMDKDLTLVSVIPGAGLLLVANPKTGVKTLEDFVAFARKSGKVNFGTYSAGSAPHMTINELNKQYGLSIEPVHYRGEAPMWTGMLEGTLDAAMGSYTAAQSVLQSDRGTDFAVHSKKVDAIPAIKTLPEQGATSKFFTVSGFSGWAVPKATPQPVVDRLAELCVAANSDPKVKEVLATFVLEPAIGFKETNALYQRELPIWIESAKSLGLEPA; this is translated from the coding sequence ATGTCCGCCAAATTCGATCGCCGCCACTTCATCGCCGCCGGTACCACTGCACTCGCGATGCCCTTCGTCGCGCGCGGCGCCTCGGCGCAAAGCACCTGGCCCTCGCGGCAAATCCGCATGATCTGCAGCTATCCCGCCGGCGGACAGACCGACCTGCTCGCGCGCGCCTATGGCGAATTCATCTCCAAGCAGGTCGGCAAGACCGTCGTCGTCGAGAACAAGCCCGGTGCCTCCGGCGCGATCGGCACCGCGGAAGTGGCCCGCGCGGAGCCCGACGGCCACACCATCCTGTGCTCGATCTCGACCACCTACATCATGAACCGGGTGGTCATGAAGAATCCCGGCTACGACATGGACAAGGATCTGACGCTCGTGAGCGTCATTCCGGGCGCCGGCCTTCTGCTGGTCGCGAACCCCAAGACCGGCGTCAAGACGCTGGAGGATTTCGTCGCCTTCGCGCGCAAGAGCGGCAAGGTCAACTTCGGCACCTACAGCGCGGGCTCGGCCCCGCACATGACGATCAACGAGCTCAACAAGCAGTATGGCCTTTCCATCGAGCCGGTTCACTACCGCGGCGAAGCACCGATGTGGACGGGGATGCTGGAAGGCACGCTCGATGCCGCGATGGGCAGCTACACGGCGGCGCAATCGGTCCTGCAAAGCGACCGGGGCACGGACTTCGCCGTGCATTCGAAGAAGGTGGACGCGATCCCGGCCATCAAGACGCTCCCCGAGCAGGGCGCGACGTCAAAATTCTTCACCGTGAGCGGCTTCTCCGGCTGGGCGGTGCCGAAGGCGACGCCGCAGCCGGTCGTCGACCGGCTGGCCGAGCTATGCGTTGCCGCCAACAGCGATCCGAAGGTGAAGGAGGTGCTCGCGACCTTCGTGCTCGAGCCGGCGATCGGCTTCAAGGAGACCAACGCACTGTATCAGCGCGAGCTCCCGATCTGGATCGAGAGCGCAAAGTCGCTCGGTCTCGAGCCGGCCTGA
- a CDS encoding helix-turn-helix domain-containing protein gives MSDTIHTLSTTGLTPKRQIQSWIDGLTSLCGHFDVDPLEASSLEGRIDYTSVSRLKLCQIEVSQHRIAHTLARAKANEHPYIKIHFQTYGVSYFEQEGRHIELNPGDIIAYDVSCPHSIISPAFTRHDVVIVPKALLRDRGFPSQRMPACKLSAKTGTGRIAHDFVHATFDEAAKLSANSAVGVADSLIDLLLLPLREADTMFDRVGPEAMYVRAQFFIREHLRDPDLCIDQISAELGCSKRYLHMLFSERGTTVSDYIWQARLQNCRQELEAHGGKTITDVAFSWGFSSSSHFSRVFRKYFGVVPSSIHKAQQGTTASGEH, from the coding sequence ATGTCCGACACAATTCACACGCTCTCGACGACCGGACTGACGCCGAAGCGTCAGATCCAGAGCTGGATCGACGGGCTGACGAGCCTGTGCGGGCATTTCGACGTCGATCCGCTCGAGGCATCCTCGCTCGAAGGCCGCATCGACTACACCAGCGTCTCGCGCCTGAAGCTCTGCCAGATCGAGGTCAGCCAGCATCGCATCGCGCACACGCTGGCGCGCGCCAAGGCCAATGAACACCCGTACATCAAGATTCACTTCCAGACCTACGGCGTGTCCTATTTCGAGCAGGAAGGCCGCCACATCGAGCTGAACCCGGGCGACATCATCGCCTATGACGTCTCCTGTCCGCATTCGATCATCAGCCCCGCCTTCACCCGCCACGACGTGGTGATCGTGCCGAAGGCTTTGCTGCGCGACCGCGGATTCCCGTCGCAGCGGATGCCGGCCTGCAAATTGTCGGCAAAGACCGGGACGGGGAGGATCGCCCACGATTTCGTCCATGCCACCTTCGACGAGGCGGCCAAGCTGTCGGCGAACAGCGCGGTCGGTGTTGCCGATTCGCTGATCGACCTCCTGCTGCTGCCGTTGCGCGAAGCGGACACGATGTTCGATCGCGTGGGGCCCGAGGCGATGTATGTGCGCGCGCAATTCTTCATCCGCGAGCACCTGCGCGATCCGGATCTGTGCATCGACCAGATCTCCGCCGAGCTAGGCTGCTCCAAGCGCTATCTGCACATGCTGTTCTCCGAGCGCGGCACCACGGTGAGCGATTACATCTGGCAGGCGCGCTTGCAGAACTGCCGCCAGGAGCTCGAGGCGCACGGCGGCAAGACCATCACCGACGTCGCCTTCTCCTGGGGCTTCTCCAGCTCATCGCATTTCAGCCGCGTGTTCCGGAAATATTTTGGCGTGGTGCCGTCCTCGATCCACAAGGCCCAGCAGGGCACTACGGCCTCGGGCGAGCATTAG
- the xoxF5 gene encoding lanthanide-dependent methanol dehydrogenase XoxF5 → MRKVLMATYLGSAAMLAVGSASANDELIKMSQNPKDWVMPAGDYANTRYSKLNQINAQNVGKLQVAWTFSTGVLRGHEGGPLIIGNMMYVHTPFPNKVYAIDLSNENKIVWKYEPKQDPNVIPVMCCDTVNRGLSYGDGKIILHQADTNLVALDAKTGKVEWSSTNGNPAKGETGTSAALVVKDKVLVGISGGEFGVQCHVTAYDLKSGKQVWRAFSEGPDDQIKVDPAKTTSLGKPVGADSSLKTWQGDQWKIGGGCTWGWMSYDPALNLVYYGSGNPSTWNPKQRPGDNKWSMTIFARDADTGMAKWVYQMTPHDEWDYDGVNEMILSDQQINGQPRKLLTHFDRNGLAYTMDRENGELLVAEKYDPKVNWTSGVDMDKNSATYGRPKVLDAASTDKAGEDHNVKGICPAALGTKDEQPAAYSPDTQLFYVPTNHVCMDYEPFKVSYTAGQPYVGATLSMYPPQGETHMGNFIAWDGKTGKIVWSNKEQFSVWSGALATAGGVVFYGTLEGYLKAVDAKSGKELYKFKTPSGIIGNVTTYENGGKQYVAVLSGVGGWAGIGLAAGLTDPTAGLGAVGGYAALSNYTALGGTLTVFSLPAN, encoded by the coding sequence ATGCGCAAGGTGCTAATGGCGACCTATCTTGGCTCCGCGGCGATGCTCGCCGTCGGCAGCGCGTCAGCCAATGACGAGCTGATCAAGATGTCGCAGAACCCCAAAGACTGGGTGATGCCGGCGGGCGACTACGCCAATACCCGCTATTCCAAGCTGAATCAGATCAACGCACAAAACGTAGGCAAGCTCCAGGTCGCCTGGACCTTCTCCACCGGCGTGCTGCGCGGCCACGAAGGCGGCCCGCTGATCATCGGCAACATGATGTACGTCCACACGCCGTTCCCGAACAAGGTCTACGCTATTGACCTTTCAAACGAGAACAAGATCGTCTGGAAGTACGAGCCGAAGCAGGATCCGAACGTCATCCCGGTGATGTGCTGCGATACGGTTAACCGCGGCCTGTCCTACGGCGACGGCAAGATCATCCTGCATCAGGCCGACACCAACCTCGTCGCGCTCGACGCCAAGACCGGCAAGGTCGAGTGGTCGTCGACGAACGGCAACCCTGCCAAGGGCGAGACCGGTACGTCGGCCGCGCTGGTCGTCAAGGACAAGGTCCTGGTCGGCATCTCCGGCGGCGAGTTCGGCGTGCAGTGTCACGTCACCGCTTACGACCTCAAGAGCGGCAAGCAGGTCTGGCGCGCCTTCTCGGAAGGTCCGGATGACCAGATCAAGGTCGATCCGGCCAAGACGACGTCGCTCGGCAAGCCGGTCGGAGCCGACTCCTCGCTGAAGACCTGGCAAGGCGATCAGTGGAAGATCGGCGGCGGCTGCACCTGGGGCTGGATGTCCTACGATCCCGCTCTGAACCTCGTGTATTACGGGTCGGGCAACCCCTCGACCTGGAATCCGAAGCAGCGTCCGGGCGACAACAAGTGGTCGATGACCATTTTCGCGCGCGACGCGGACACCGGCATGGCCAAGTGGGTCTATCAGATGACGCCCCACGACGAGTGGGACTATGACGGCGTCAACGAGATGATCCTCTCGGATCAGCAGATCAACGGCCAGCCGCGCAAGTTGCTGACCCATTTCGACCGTAACGGCCTCGCCTACACGATGGACCGTGAGAACGGCGAACTGCTGGTCGCCGAAAAGTACGATCCGAAGGTGAACTGGACCTCCGGCGTCGACATGGACAAGAACTCGGCGACCTATGGCCGTCCGAAGGTGCTCGACGCAGCGTCGACCGACAAGGCCGGCGAAGACCACAACGTGAAGGGCATCTGCCCGGCCGCGCTCGGTACCAAGGACGAGCAGCCGGCAGCCTACTCGCCGGACACGCAGCTGTTCTACGTTCCGACCAACCACGTCTGCATGGACTACGAGCCGTTCAAGGTGAGCTACACCGCGGGCCAGCCCTATGTGGGTGCGACGCTCTCGATGTATCCGCCGCAGGGTGAAACCCACATGGGTAACTTCATCGCCTGGGACGGCAAGACCGGCAAGATCGTCTGGTCGAACAAGGAGCAGTTCTCGGTCTGGTCGGGTGCGCTCGCAACCGCCGGCGGCGTGGTGTTCTACGGCACGCTCGAAGGCTACCTGAAGGCGGTCGATGCCAAGTCCGGCAAGGAGCTCTACAAGTTCAAGACTCCCTCCGGCATCATCGGCAACGTCACGACCTATGAGAACGGCGGCAAGCAGTATGTCGCAGTGCTCTCCGGCGTGGGCGGCTGGGCCGGCATCGGTCTGGCAGCAGGTCTGACCGATCCGACCGCCGGTCTCGGCGCAGTCGGTGGCTACGCGGCTCTCAGCAACTACACGGCACTCGGCGGTACGCTGACCGTGTTCTCGCTGCCGGCGAACTAG
- a CDS encoding c-type cytochrome, methanol metabolism-related encodes MIFVASGGIAVADGPGDPTAVKKEDDGKWLDKEGNPTYKISADGTVDWFTYSGYRRYHSDCHVCHGPDGMGSTYAPALKDSVKTMSYGDFLGVVASGRKNISTAQENVMPAFGDNPNVACYMDDLYVYLRARSDEAWGRQRPSKKEEKNEVYTKAEDACMGKK; translated from the coding sequence ATGATCTTCGTTGCGTCCGGCGGAATTGCCGTTGCGGACGGTCCGGGCGACCCGACCGCCGTCAAGAAGGAAGACGACGGAAAATGGCTCGATAAGGAAGGAAACCCGACCTACAAGATTTCGGCCGACGGCACCGTGGACTGGTTCACCTATTCCGGATATCGCCGCTATCACTCCGACTGCCACGTCTGCCATGGCCCCGACGGCATGGGATCGACCTACGCACCGGCGTTGAAGGATTCGGTCAAGACCATGAGCTATGGCGACTTCCTCGGCGTCGTCGCCTCCGGTCGCAAGAACATCTCGACCGCGCAGGAGAACGTCATGCCGGCCTTCGGCGACAACCCCAACGTCGCCTGCTACATGGACGATCTCTACGTCTATCTGCGCGCCCGCTCCGACGAGGCGTGGGGCCGGCAACGCCCCTCCAAGAAGGAGGAGAAGAACGAGGTCTACACCAAGGCGGAAGACGCCTGCATGGGCAAGAAATGA